The Macaca nemestrina isolate mMacNem1 chromosome 12, mMacNem.hap1, whole genome shotgun sequence genome contains a region encoding:
- the LOC105476318 gene encoding sodium channel regulatory subunit beta-3, protein MPAFNRLFPLVSLVLIYWASVCFPVCVEVPSETEAVQGNPMKLRCISCMKREEVEATTVVEWFYRPEGGKDFLIYEYRNGHQEVESPFQGRLQWNGSKDLQDVSITVLNVTLNDSGLYTCNVSREFEFEAHRPFVKTTRLIPLRVTEEAGEDFTSVVSEIMMYILLVFLTLWLLIEMIYCYRKVSKAEEAAQENASDYLAIPSENKENSAVPVEE, encoded by the exons ATGCCTGCCTTCAACAGATTGTTTCCCCTGGTTTCTCTCGTGCTTATCTACTGGG CCAGTGTCTGCTTCCCCGTGTGTGTGGAAGTGCCCTCGGAGACGGAGGCTGTGCAGGGCAACCCCATGAAGCTGCGCTGCATCTCCTGCATGAAGAGAGAGGAGGTGGAGGCCACCACGGTGGTGGAATGGTTCTACAGGCCCGAGGGCGGTAAAGATTTCCTT ATCTACGAGTATCGGAATGGCCACCAGGAGGTAGAGAGCCCCTTTCAGGGGCGCCTGCAGTGGAATGGCAGCAAGGACCTGCAGGACGTGTCCATCACTGTGCTCAACGTCACTCTGAACGACTCTGGCCTCTACACCTGCAATGTGTCCCGGGAGTTTGAGTTTGAGGCGCATCGGCCCTTTGTGAAGACGACGCGGCTGATCCCCCTAAGAGTCACCGAGGagg cCGGAGAGGACTTCACCTCTGTGGTCTCAGAAATCATGATGTACATCCTTCTGGTCTTCCTCACTTTGTGGCTGCTCATTGAGATGATATATTGCTACAGAAAGGTCTCAAAAGCCGAAGAGGCAGCCCAAGAAAACGC GTCTGACTACCTTGCCATCCCATCTGAGAACAAGGAGAACTCTGCAGTACCAGTGGAGGAATAG